The stretch of DNA CCGTGCTGTGGTGCAGATGCTCGATCGCGGCGACCGCCGTGTTGGGCATGTCGCGACAGAGGAGACCGACGTGAAGGGCGAAGCGCAGCGTATAGCGCGGATTCGTGGCCAGCCAGTCGAGCTGCTCTACGAACACGTTGCGGCACCGCGGGCACCACACACGCCAGCACTCGA from Luteitalea sp. encodes:
- a CDS encoding DDE transposase, translated to MFVEQLDWLATNPRYTLRFALHVGLLCRDMPNTAVAAIEHLHHST